One part of the Streptomyces sp. AM 2-1-1 genome encodes these proteins:
- a CDS encoding adenylate/guanylate cyclase domain-containing protein, whose amino-acid sequence MTVGDTGSDAGARPPSDPSVHAAPHHEVDHTVEPTDDPLAIRLEQLILGAERQYTPFQAARTAGVSMDLASRFWRAMGFADIGQAKALTEADVLALRRLAGLVEAGLLSEPMAIQVARSTGQTTARLAEWQIDSFLEGLTEPPEAGMTRTEVTYPLIELLLPELQEFLVYVWRRQLAASTGRVVQAQDDEEMVDRRLAVGFADLVGFTRLTRRLEEEELGELVEAFETTAADLVAAYGGRLVKTLGDEVLFAADDAGTAAEIALRLIEAMSADATMPALRVGIAFGTVTTRMGDVFGTTVNLASRLTSIAAKDAVLVDGAFAEELIRTGDSPASEARAAEEIAAAAERARLAEKEGRTLTDEPPLPAYRFQLQPMWQRPVRGLGVVEPWMLTRRGGGR is encoded by the coding sequence GTGACCGTCGGCGACACGGGTTCGGACGCGGGCGCACGGCCCCCGTCGGACCCCTCGGTCCATGCCGCGCCCCATCACGAGGTCGACCACACGGTGGAACCGACCGACGATCCGCTGGCGATCCGGCTGGAACAGCTGATCCTCGGTGCCGAGCGCCAGTACACCCCCTTCCAGGCGGCCCGCACCGCCGGTGTCTCGATGGACCTGGCCTCGCGCTTCTGGCGGGCGATGGGCTTCGCCGACATCGGCCAGGCCAAGGCGCTCACCGAGGCGGACGTGCTGGCCCTGCGCCGCCTCGCCGGCCTCGTCGAGGCGGGCCTGCTGAGCGAGCCGATGGCCATCCAGGTGGCCCGCTCCACCGGACAGACCACCGCCCGGCTGGCCGAATGGCAGATCGACTCGTTCCTGGAGGGGCTGACCGAACCGCCCGAGGCCGGCATGACCCGCACCGAGGTCACGTACCCCCTGATCGAGCTGCTGCTGCCGGAGCTCCAGGAGTTCCTGGTGTACGTCTGGCGGCGGCAGCTGGCGGCCTCCACGGGGCGGGTCGTCCAGGCGCAGGACGACGAGGAGATGGTCGACCGGCGGCTCGCGGTGGGCTTCGCCGACCTGGTCGGGTTCACCCGTCTCACCCGGCGGCTGGAGGAGGAGGAACTCGGCGAGCTGGTCGAGGCCTTCGAGACGACCGCCGCCGACCTGGTGGCCGCGTACGGCGGCCGCCTGGTGAAGACCCTCGGTGACGAGGTGCTCTTCGCCGCCGACGACGCCGGTACGGCCGCCGAGATCGCGCTGCGGCTCATCGAGGCGATGTCCGCCGACGCGACGATGCCGGCGCTGCGCGTGGGCATCGCCTTCGGCACCGTCACCACCCGGATGGGCGATGTCTTCGGGACCACCGTGAACCTGGCCAGCCGGCTCACCTCGATAGCGGCGAAGGACGCCGTCCTGGTGGACGGGGCGTTCGCCGAGGAGCTGATCCGTACGGGCGACTCCCCCGCGTCCGAGGCCCGGGCGGCCGAGGAGATCGCCGCGGCGGCCGAGCGGGCCCGGCTCGCCGAGAAGGAGGGGCGGACGCTCACCGACGAGCCCCCGCTGCCCGCCTACCGCTTCCAGCTCCAGCCGATGTGGCAGCGGCCGGTGCGCGGCCTCGGTGTGGTCGAACCGTGGATGCTGACCCGGCGCGGCGGCGGTCGCTGA
- a CDS encoding acyl-CoA carboxylase subunit beta, with translation MSEPQSDIHTTAGKIADLQRRIGEATHAGSERAVEKQHAKGKLTARERVDLLLDEGSFTELDEFARHRSTNFGIEKNRPYGDGVVTGYGTVDGRPVCVYSQDFTIFGGSLGEVYGEKIVKVMDFALKTGCPVIGINDGGGARIQEGVAALGLFAEIFRRNVHASGVVPQISLIVGPCAGGAVYSPAITDFTVMVDRTSHMFITGPDVIKTVTGEDVGFEELGGARTHNTTSGVAHHLAGDEKDAIEYVKSLLSYLPSNNLSEPPAFPEEADLGTTDEDRELDTLIPDSANQPYDMHTAIEHVLDDAEFLETQALFAPNIITGFGRVEGRPVGVVANQPMQFAGCLDIDASEKAARFVRTCDAFNVPVLTFVDVPGFLPGVDQEYGGIIRRGAKLIYAYAEATVPLITVITRKAFGGAYDVMGSKHLGADVNLAWPTAQIAVMGAQGAVNILHRRTIAAAEDPEATRAQLMTEYEDALLNPYVAAERGYVDAVILPSDTRKQVVKALRQLRTKRESLPPKKHGNIPL, from the coding sequence ATGTCCGAGCCGCAGAGCGACATCCACACCACCGCCGGCAAGATCGCGGACCTGCAGCGCCGTATCGGCGAGGCGACGCACGCCGGTTCCGAGCGCGCGGTCGAGAAGCAGCACGCGAAGGGCAAACTCACGGCGCGGGAGCGGGTGGACCTGCTCCTGGACGAGGGTTCCTTCACGGAACTCGACGAGTTCGCCCGTCACCGCTCGACCAACTTCGGGATCGAGAAGAACCGCCCCTACGGGGACGGGGTGGTGACCGGCTACGGCACGGTCGACGGCCGGCCGGTCTGCGTGTACTCGCAGGACTTCACGATCTTCGGCGGCTCGCTGGGCGAGGTCTACGGCGAGAAGATCGTCAAGGTCATGGACTTCGCGCTGAAGACCGGCTGCCCGGTCATCGGCATCAACGACGGCGGCGGCGCCCGCATCCAGGAAGGGGTGGCGGCGCTCGGGCTGTTCGCGGAGATCTTCCGGCGCAACGTGCACGCCTCCGGTGTCGTCCCGCAGATCTCGCTGATCGTCGGCCCCTGCGCGGGCGGTGCGGTCTACTCCCCCGCGATCACCGACTTCACGGTCATGGTCGACCGGACCTCGCACATGTTCATCACCGGCCCCGACGTCATCAAGACGGTCACCGGCGAGGACGTGGGCTTCGAGGAACTGGGCGGAGCCCGTACCCACAACACCACCTCCGGTGTGGCGCACCACCTCGCGGGCGACGAGAAGGACGCCATCGAGTACGTCAAGTCCCTCCTGTCGTACCTCCCGTCGAACAACCTCTCCGAGCCGCCCGCCTTCCCGGAGGAGGCGGACCTGGGGACGACCGACGAGGACCGCGAGCTCGACACGCTGATCCCGGACTCCGCGAACCAGCCGTACGACATGCACACCGCCATCGAGCACGTGCTGGACGACGCCGAATTCCTGGAGACCCAGGCCCTGTTCGCGCCGAACATCATCACCGGCTTCGGCCGCGTGGAGGGCCGGCCCGTCGGTGTCGTCGCCAACCAGCCGATGCAGTTCGCCGGTTGTCTGGACATCGACGCCAGTGAGAAGGCCGCGCGCTTCGTCCGCACCTGTGACGCGTTCAACGTGCCGGTGCTCACCTTCGTCGACGTGCCGGGCTTCCTGCCGGGCGTGGACCAGGAGTACGGCGGCATCATCCGCCGGGGCGCCAAGCTGATCTACGCCTACGCGGAGGCGACCGTCCCGCTGATCACGGTCATCACCCGCAAGGCGTTCGGCGGGGCGTACGACGTGATGGGCTCCAAGCACCTCGGCGCCGACGTCAACCTCGCCTGGCCGACCGCGCAGATCGCCGTCATGGGCGCGCAGGGTGCGGTGAACATCCTGCACCGGCGCACCATCGCCGCCGCCGAGGACCCCGAGGCGACCCGCGCGCAGCTGATGACGGAGTACGAGGACGCGCTGCTCAACCCGTACGTGGCGGCCGAACGCGGCTACGTCGATGCGGTGATCCTGCCCTCGGACACCCGCAAGCAGGTCGTGAAGGCGCTCCGGCAGCTGCGCACCAAGCGGGAGTCGCTGCCGCCGAAGAAGCACGGCAACATCCCGCTCTAG
- a CDS encoding GGDEF domain-containing protein, which translates to MGGDDVRLRAVVSLAQTMAAAYTAKESWRAAALGARDALGGSFAALSVWERDRGRLRVLVNAGERAEGEEEFPDEEAYSVDRFPEITEFLHERWAGGGEPDAWVETVDGRPVEGAPARGARPFCHQRVAALRRRGRGCCVVAPIVLHGRAWGELYVARPAGMPVFDRDDADFATVLAAVVAAGIAQTERLEEVRKLAFTDPLTGLANRRAVDIRLDEAVERHRVEGAVVSLVVCDLNGLKAVNDTHGHAVGDRLLERFGSVLSRCGAILPDALAARLGGDEFCLIAVGPGTDEVIRVATELCERAAALELGEGVACGVASTGDPIGPVHSARRLFRLADAAQYRAKADRAVGPVVAGRDGEVLRLADSPPTPAHDRRRLRGNRP; encoded by the coding sequence ATGGGTGGTGACGATGTGCGACTGCGGGCGGTCGTTTCGCTGGCGCAGACCATGGCGGCGGCCTACACCGCGAAGGAGTCGTGGCGGGCCGCCGCGCTGGGCGCCCGCGACGCGCTGGGCGGCTCCTTCGCCGCGCTCTCGGTGTGGGAGCGCGACCGGGGCAGGCTCCGGGTCCTGGTGAACGCCGGGGAGCGGGCCGAGGGGGAGGAGGAGTTCCCCGACGAGGAGGCCTACTCCGTCGACCGTTTCCCGGAGATCACCGAGTTCCTGCACGAGCGATGGGCGGGCGGCGGCGAGCCCGACGCCTGGGTGGAGACCGTGGACGGCCGTCCCGTCGAGGGCGCGCCGGCCCGGGGCGCGCGCCCGTTCTGCCACCAGCGGGTCGCCGCGCTCCGGCGGCGCGGCCGCGGCTGCTGCGTCGTCGCGCCGATCGTGCTGCACGGCCGGGCGTGGGGCGAGCTCTACGTGGCCCGCCCGGCGGGGATGCCCGTCTTCGACCGGGACGACGCCGACTTCGCGACGGTGCTGGCGGCCGTGGTCGCGGCCGGCATCGCGCAGACCGAGCGGCTGGAGGAGGTCCGCAAACTCGCCTTCACCGACCCCCTGACCGGTCTCGCCAACCGCAGGGCCGTGGACATCCGGCTGGACGAGGCGGTGGAACGGCACCGGGTGGAGGGCGCCGTGGTCAGCCTCGTGGTGTGCGACCTCAACGGGCTCAAGGCGGTCAACGACACCCATGGCCACGCCGTGGGAGACCGTCTGCTGGAACGTTTCGGCTCGGTGCTCTCGCGCTGCGGCGCGATACTGCCGGACGCCCTCGCCGCCCGGCTCGGCGGCGACGAGTTCTGCCTGATCGCGGTGGGCCCCGGGACGGACGAGGTGATCCGGGTCGCCACCGAGCTGTGCGAGCGCGCCGCCGCTCTGGAGCTGGGCGAGGGAGTGGCCTGCGGGGTCGCCTCGACCGGCGACCCGATCGGGCCGGTGCACTCGGCCCGGCGGCTCTTCCGCCTCGCCGACGCGGCGCAGTACCGCGCCAAGGCCGATCGCGCGGTGGGCCCGGTGGTGGCCGGCCGGGACGGCGAGGTGCTCCGGCTGGCCGACTCGCCCCCGACCCCCGCCCACGACCGCCGCAGGCTCCGGGGCAACCGGCCGTGA
- a CDS encoding ABC transporter ATP-binding protein, giving the protein MYQLSGVTKRYLRGKTKVDALAGVDLTIEDGGRLVIQGPTGGGKSTLLQMLGGLDRPTEGTVELDGVDLARLSEAKLTKVRAESIGFVFQSFNLIPTLTAAENVETALVPLGIGAKLRRERAVEALESVGLGDRPSHLPSEMSGGQQQRVAIARALVKKPKVLLADEPTGNLDESMRDEIMTLLEGLWKELGLTFVMVTHDSALARKAPRLATIRKGKVTVTENASA; this is encoded by the coding sequence GTGTATCAGCTCAGTGGCGTCACCAAGCGCTACCTGCGGGGAAAGACCAAGGTCGACGCCCTCGCCGGGGTCGACCTGACCATCGAGGACGGCGGTCGCCTCGTCATCCAGGGCCCCACCGGCGGGGGCAAGTCCACCCTCCTCCAGATGCTCGGCGGTCTCGACCGGCCGACCGAGGGCACCGTCGAGCTCGACGGCGTCGACCTCGCCAGACTCTCCGAAGCCAAGCTCACCAAGGTCCGGGCCGAGTCCATCGGCTTCGTCTTCCAGAGCTTCAACCTGATCCCGACGCTCACCGCAGCGGAGAACGTCGAGACGGCCCTGGTCCCGCTCGGCATCGGCGCCAAGCTCCGCCGCGAGCGGGCCGTCGAGGCGCTGGAATCGGTCGGCCTCGGCGACCGCCCCTCCCACCTGCCGAGCGAGATGTCCGGTGGGCAGCAGCAGCGCGTCGCCATCGCCCGCGCGCTGGTCAAGAAGCCCAAGGTGCTCCTCGCCGACGAGCCCACCGGCAACCTCGACGAGTCGATGCGCGACGAGATCATGACGCTGCTCGAAGGGCTCTGGAAGGAGCTGGGGCTGACCTTCGTCATGGTCACCCACGACAGCGCCCTCGCCCGCAAGGCCCCGCGCCTCGCCACCATCCGCAAGGGCAAGGTCACCGTCACGGAGAACGCCTCCGCCTGA
- a CDS encoding ABC transporter permease — protein MFFTYLRRELRRRRKAALVVASGLALGIALVIVVSSVTAGMGKAQDKVLQSLYGLGTDMTVTKAAAAQGSTGARERPKFNFDAKDSDDDATQSTDRVMVQGFQTLADSTVTKVGQQTGVASAVGGLSLNVMKVDGQFKRGEFQQDPSSGSAGGQGGPGGGQGGGTGEGRVEGGGASFDVNSYTVYGTDVTHQDLGPLTSSEITAGRTFTTTETNAEVAVVDASYAKEKSLAVGKTVTVSGTTFTIVGVSTASSGDAAANLYIPLQQAQTLADSKSKVTTVYVKAKDSTAIDSVKSTIQKNISGTTVTTSADLADTVSGSLSTASDLASSVGKWLSIVVLIAAFVVAGLLTSSAVSRRVREFGTLKALGWKSGRVTRQVVGEALVNGLMGGVLGIAVGLAGAYVVTAISPTLTAELGSGGGGGMAGGGMGGPGRQTAAKTLDIALTAPVSVSTIVIAVVLAVAGGLIAGAFGGWRASRLRPADALRRVE, from the coding sequence ATGTTCTTCACCTACCTCCGGCGCGAGCTGCGCCGTCGCAGAAAGGCGGCGCTGGTCGTCGCCTCGGGGCTCGCCCTCGGCATTGCGCTGGTCATCGTCGTCAGCTCGGTCACCGCCGGGATGGGCAAGGCCCAGGACAAGGTCCTTCAATCGCTGTACGGCCTCGGCACGGACATGACCGTGACCAAGGCCGCTGCGGCGCAGGGCTCCACGGGCGCCCGGGAGCGCCCGAAGTTCAACTTCGACGCCAAGGACAGCGACGACGACGCGACGCAGAGCACGGACCGGGTCATGGTCCAGGGCTTCCAGACCCTCGCCGACTCCACCGTCACCAAGGTCGGTCAGCAGACCGGCGTGGCGAGCGCGGTCGGCGGCCTGAGCCTGAACGTGATGAAGGTCGACGGCCAGTTCAAGCGCGGCGAGTTCCAGCAGGACCCGTCGTCGGGCAGCGCCGGCGGCCAGGGCGGTCCGGGCGGCGGCCAGGGCGGCGGCACCGGAGAGGGACGCGTCGAGGGCGGCGGCGCCTCCTTCGACGTCAACTCCTACACCGTGTACGGCACCGACGTCACCCACCAGGACCTCGGTCCGCTGACCTCCTCCGAGATCACCGCGGGCCGCACCTTCACGACCACCGAGACGAACGCCGAGGTCGCCGTCGTCGACGCCTCCTACGCCAAGGAGAAGTCGCTCGCGGTCGGCAAGACGGTCACCGTCTCCGGCACCACGTTCACGATCGTCGGGGTCTCCACCGCCAGCAGCGGTGACGCCGCCGCGAACCTCTACATCCCGCTCCAGCAGGCGCAGACGCTCGCGGACTCGAAGTCCAAGGTCACCACGGTCTACGTGAAGGCCAAGGACTCGACCGCCATCGACAGCGTCAAGTCGACCATCCAGAAGAACATCTCCGGCACCACCGTCACCACCTCCGCCGACCTGGCCGACACGGTCTCCGGCTCCCTCTCCACCGCCTCCGACCTGGCCTCCAGCGTCGGCAAGTGGCTCTCCATCGTCGTCCTGATCGCCGCCTTCGTGGTGGCGGGCCTGCTCACCTCCTCGGCGGTCAGCCGCCGCGTCCGCGAGTTCGGCACCCTGAAGGCCCTCGGCTGGAAGAGCGGCCGGGTCACCCGCCAGGTCGTCGGCGAGGCGCTGGTCAACGGCCTCATGGGCGGTGTCCTCGGTATCGCCGTCGGCCTGGCCGGCGCCTACGTCGTCACCGCGATCAGCCCCACCCTCACCGCGGAGCTCGGCTCCGGCGGCGGTGGCGGCATGGCGGGCGGCGGGATGGGCGGCCCCGGCCGTCAGACCGCCGCGAAGACCCTGGACATCGCGCTGACCGCACCGGTCTCCGTCTCCACCATCGTGATCGCTGTCGTACTGGCCGTGGCGGGCGGGCTCATCGCCGGCGCGTTCGGCGGCTGGCGCGCCTCCCGGCTGCGTCCGGCCGACGCCCTGCGCCGCGTCGAGTAG
- a CDS encoding Ig-like domain-containing protein, whose amino-acid sequence MEKRVTTDKKRRRSLMAASALLGGVLVLSACSDDGADSTPTSAGSSQKSQTAVDEAAAQDVSEAQISIAPKNGSTNASINNAAKVTVAKGTLTTVTMTTAAGDAVEGTLAADGKSWKPAAQLERSTTYKISASAKDSKGREAHENGSFTTVSPDNSFIGNFTPENGSTVGVGMPVSINFNKAITDKAAVQAGITVTSSSGQEVVGHWFNSQRLDLRPEDYWTGGSTVTLKLALDGVEGADGVFGVQQKTVTFKVGRNQVSTVDAAAHTMTVTQDGKTIKTIPISAGSPDNPTYNGQMVISEKYKETRMDGATVGFTDDDGKGEYDIKDVPHAMRLSSSGTFVHGNYWGSSSIFGSANTSHGCVGLKDVKGAGDADQPAAWFYDHSLVGDVVIVKNSPDKTISPDNGLNGWNMDWSEWTAGSAA is encoded by the coding sequence ATGGAGAAGCGTGTGACCACGGACAAGAAGCGGCGTAGGAGCCTGATGGCCGCGTCCGCACTGCTCGGCGGCGTGCTGGTGCTCTCGGCGTGCAGCGACGACGGTGCCGATTCGACTCCCACGAGCGCCGGCAGTTCGCAGAAGTCCCAGACCGCGGTCGACGAGGCGGCGGCCCAGGACGTGTCCGAGGCCCAGATATCGATCGCGCCGAAGAACGGCTCGACCAACGCCAGCATCAACAACGCGGCCAAGGTCACCGTCGCCAAGGGGACGCTGACCACCGTCACCATGACGACCGCCGCCGGGGACGCCGTGGAGGGCACGCTCGCCGCGGACGGGAAGAGCTGGAAGCCCGCCGCGCAGCTGGAGCGCTCGACCACCTACAAGATCAGCGCGTCGGCGAAGGACTCCAAGGGCCGCGAGGCGCACGAGAACGGCTCCTTCACCACCGTCTCCCCCGACAACAGCTTCATCGGTAACTTCACCCCCGAGAACGGGTCCACCGTCGGCGTCGGCATGCCGGTCTCGATCAACTTCAACAAGGCGATCACCGACAAGGCGGCCGTCCAGGCCGGCATCACCGTCACGTCGAGCAGCGGCCAGGAAGTCGTCGGCCACTGGTTCAACTCGCAGCGCCTCGACCTGCGCCCCGAGGACTACTGGACGGGCGGCTCCACCGTCACACTGAAGCTCGCGCTGGACGGCGTGGAGGGCGCGGACGGCGTCTTCGGCGTCCAGCAGAAGACCGTCACCTTCAAGGTGGGCCGCAACCAGGTCTCCACCGTGGACGCGGCCGCGCACACCATGACCGTCACCCAGGACGGCAAGACGATCAAGACGATCCCGATCTCCGCCGGGTCGCCCGACAACCCGACGTACAACGGCCAGATGGTGATCTCCGAGAAGTACAAGGAGACCCGGATGGACGGCGCCACGGTCGGCTTCACCGACGACGACGGCAAGGGCGAGTACGACATCAAGGACGTCCCGCACGCCATGCGTCTCTCCAGCTCCGGCACCTTCGTGCACGGCAACTACTGGGGCAGCTCCAGCATCTTCGGCTCGGCCAACACCAGCCACGGCTGCGTCGGCCTCAAGGACGTCAAGGGCGCGGGCGACGCCGACCAGCCCGCCGCGTGGTTCTACGACCACTCGCTCGTCGGCGACGTCGTCATCGTGAAGAACTCCCCGGACAAGACCATCTCCCCGGACAACGGCCTCAACGGCTGGAACATGGACTGGTCGGAGTGGACCGCCGGCTCTGCGGCCTGA
- a CDS encoding enoyl-CoA hydratase-related protein — translation MSVTSEQRFGEFVVVRRHTEPAHVAELVLDRPEAMNAVSSEMARSVAAACEALGADPEVRVTVVSSSSPRAFCVGADLKERNSLGDAELGRQRPVTRAAYTGVLELPMPAVAAVHGFALGGGFELALSCDVIVADRTAVVGLPEVSVGVIPGGGGTQLLPRRVGAARAAELIFTARRVEAAQAHALGLVDELVEAGEDRDAALALAGRIAANSPVGLRAAKRALRLGHGLDLRTGLEVEDAAWRSVAFSGDRAEGVAAFNEKRKPRWPGLG, via the coding sequence ATGAGTGTCACGTCCGAGCAGCGGTTCGGGGAGTTCGTCGTCGTACGGCGTCACACGGAGCCCGCGCACGTCGCGGAGCTGGTGCTCGACCGCCCGGAGGCGATGAACGCGGTCTCCTCGGAGATGGCCCGGTCGGTCGCCGCCGCCTGCGAGGCGCTCGGCGCGGACCCGGAGGTGCGCGTCACCGTCGTCTCCTCCAGCAGCCCGCGCGCCTTCTGCGTCGGCGCCGACCTCAAGGAGCGCAACTCGCTCGGCGACGCCGAACTGGGGCGGCAGCGGCCCGTGACGCGCGCCGCGTACACCGGGGTGCTGGAGCTGCCGATGCCGGCGGTCGCCGCGGTACACGGGTTCGCCCTCGGCGGCGGCTTCGAGCTGGCCCTCTCCTGCGACGTGATCGTGGCCGACCGCACCGCCGTGGTGGGGCTGCCCGAGGTGTCGGTCGGCGTCATCCCGGGCGGCGGCGGTACCCAGCTGCTGCCCCGGCGGGTCGGTGCGGCCCGGGCGGCCGAGCTGATCTTCACCGCCCGCCGGGTGGAGGCCGCCCAGGCCCACGCCCTGGGGCTGGTGGACGAGCTGGTGGAGGCCGGTGAGGACCGGGACGCGGCGCTGGCACTGGCCGGCCGGATCGCGGCCAACTCCCCGGTCGGTCTGCGGGCCGCCAAGCGCGCGCTGCGGCTCGGCCACGGGCTCGACCTGCGGACGGGCCTGGAGGTGGAGGACGCGGCCTGGCGGTCGGTGGCCTTCTCCGGCGACCGCGCGGAGGGCGTGGCGGCGTTCAACGAGAAGCGGAAGCCGCGGTGGCCGGGGCTCGGATGA
- a CDS encoding biotin--[acetyl-CoA-carboxylase] ligase, with the protein MTPPDAPSNRWSDLDRPPLNTPALRRGLLRPGALWTSLDVVEETGSTNTDLAARAASGNPPAEGAVLVAEVQNAGRGRLDRVWSAPPRSGLFLSVYLAPTEVPAERWGWLPLLTGVAAATGLARAAGVDMALKWPNDLLVTVDGAERKTGGILAERAGDGVVVGLGLNVSLRADELPAPTAGSLALAGAVSLDRETLLRAVLRSLEQWYGQWRAAGGDAAGSGLQAAYAAGCATLDRTVRAELPGDRSVVGQAVAVDGDGRLILSTGDGRRQPVSAGDIVHLRGAAGGLV; encoded by the coding sequence ATGACACCCCCGGATGCGCCATCGAACCGCTGGTCGGACCTGGACCGGCCGCCCCTGAACACCCCCGCGCTCCGCCGCGGACTGCTGCGGCCGGGCGCGCTGTGGACCTCGCTCGACGTGGTGGAGGAGACCGGCTCCACCAACACCGACCTCGCCGCCCGGGCGGCCTCCGGGAACCCGCCCGCCGAGGGCGCCGTGCTCGTCGCCGAGGTGCAGAACGCCGGACGCGGACGGCTCGACCGGGTCTGGAGCGCGCCGCCGCGCTCCGGGCTCTTCCTCTCCGTGTACCTCGCGCCCACCGAGGTGCCGGCGGAGCGCTGGGGATGGCTGCCGCTGCTCACCGGGGTCGCCGCCGCCACCGGTCTGGCCCGCGCCGCCGGGGTGGACATGGCGCTGAAGTGGCCCAACGACCTGCTGGTGACCGTGGACGGCGCCGAGCGGAAGACCGGCGGCATCCTCGCCGAGCGCGCCGGGGACGGCGTCGTCGTCGGCCTCGGACTCAACGTCTCGCTGCGCGCCGACGAACTCCCCGCCCCCACCGCCGGCTCCCTGGCCCTCGCCGGAGCTGTCTCGCTCGACCGCGAGACCCTGCTGCGGGCCGTCCTGCGCTCGCTGGAGCAGTGGTACGGGCAGTGGCGCGCGGCCGGAGGCGACGCGGCCGGCAGCGGGCTCCAGGCCGCGTACGCGGCGGGCTGCGCCACGCTCGACCGGACCGTGCGGGCCGAACTGCCGGGCGACCGCTCCGTGGTCGGACAGGCCGTCGCGGTCGACGGCGACGGAAGGCTGATCCTCTCCACCGGCGACGGGCGCCGGCAGCCGGTCTCGGCGGGCGACATCGTGCACCTGCGCGGCGCGGCGGGCGGACTGGTCTGA
- the hutH gene encoding histidine ammonia-lyase — protein MHTVVLGTSGTTAEDVLAVARAGARVVLSAEALDALAAARGTVDALAARPEPVYGVSTGFGALATRHISPELRGRLQRNIVRSHAAGMGPRVEREVVRALMFLRLKTVASGHTGVRPEVAQTMADLLNAGITPVVHEFGSLGCSGDLAPLAHCALALMGEGEAEGPDGTVRPAAELLAAHGITPVELREKEGLALLNGTDGMLGMLVMALADLRALYTGADITAALSLEALLGTEKVLAPELHAIRPHPGQGVSAANMLRVLEGSGLTGHHQDDAPRVQDAYSVRCAPQVNGAGRDTLAYAATVADRELAAAVDNPVVLPDGRVESNGNFHGAPVAYVLDFLAIVAADLGSICERRTDRLLDKNRSHGLPPFLADDAGVDSGLMIAQYTQAALVSEMKRLAVPASADSIPSSAMQEDHVSMGWSAARKLRTAVDDLTRIVAIELYAAARGVELRAAGGLFPAAASRAAVEALRAAGAEGPGPDRFLAPDLAAADAFVRGGGLIRAVERVTGPLD, from the coding sequence ATGCACACAGTCGTGCTGGGGACCTCCGGCACCACCGCCGAGGACGTCCTGGCCGTGGCCCGCGCCGGCGCGCGCGTCGTTCTGTCCGCCGAGGCGCTCGACGCGCTCGCGGCAGCCCGCGGGACCGTCGACGCCCTCGCCGCCCGGCCCGAACCCGTCTACGGCGTCTCCACCGGTTTCGGCGCCCTCGCGACCCGCCACATCAGCCCCGAGCTGCGCGGACGGCTCCAGCGCAACATCGTCCGCTCGCACGCCGCGGGCATGGGTCCGCGCGTGGAGCGCGAGGTGGTGCGCGCGCTGATGTTCCTCCGGCTCAAGACGGTCGCCTCCGGCCACACCGGCGTACGCCCCGAGGTCGCGCAGACCATGGCCGACCTGCTCAACGCGGGCATCACCCCGGTCGTCCACGAGTTCGGCTCCCTCGGCTGCTCCGGCGACCTCGCCCCGCTCGCGCACTGCGCCCTCGCGCTGATGGGCGAGGGGGAGGCCGAAGGGCCGGACGGCACCGTGCGCCCCGCCGCCGAACTCCTCGCCGCACACGGCATCACCCCCGTCGAGCTGCGGGAGAAGGAAGGGCTCGCCCTCCTCAACGGCACCGACGGCATGCTCGGCATGCTGGTGATGGCCCTCGCCGATCTGCGCGCGCTCTACACCGGCGCCGACATCACCGCCGCGCTCTCGCTGGAGGCACTGCTCGGCACCGAGAAGGTCCTCGCCCCCGAACTGCACGCCATCCGCCCGCACCCCGGGCAGGGCGTCAGCGCCGCCAACATGCTGCGGGTCCTGGAGGGTTCCGGCCTCACCGGGCACCACCAGGACGACGCGCCCCGGGTCCAGGACGCCTACTCCGTGCGCTGCGCGCCCCAGGTCAACGGCGCGGGCCGGGACACCCTGGCGTACGCCGCCACCGTCGCCGACCGGGAGCTCGCCGCCGCCGTCGACAACCCGGTGGTGCTGCCCGACGGCCGGGTGGAGTCCAACGGCAACTTCCACGGCGCGCCGGTCGCGTACGTCCTCGACTTCCTGGCGATCGTCGCCGCCGACCTCGGCTCCATCTGCGAGCGCCGCACCGACCGGCTGCTCGACAAGAACCGCTCGCACGGACTGCCGCCGTTCCTCGCCGACGACGCCGGTGTGGACTCCGGCCTGATGATCGCTCAGTACACGCAGGCGGCCCTGGTCAGCGAGATGAAGCGGCTGGCCGTGCCCGCCTCGGCCGACTCGATCCCGTCCTCCGCGATGCAGGAGGACCACGTCTCGATGGGGTGGTCGGCCGCGCGCAAACTCCGTACCGCCGTGGACGACCTCACGAGGATCGTCGCGATCGAGCTGTACGCGGCGGCGCGCGGTGTGGAACTGCGCGCCGCCGGCGGGCTGTTCCCCGCCGCGGCCTCCCGCGCCGCCGTGGAGGCGCTGCGCGCGGCGGGCGCCGAGGGCCCGGGGCCGGACCGCTTCCTCGCCCCCGACCTGGCCGCCGCGGACGCGTTCGTCCGCGGCGGAGGGCTGATCCGGGCCGTGGAGCGGGTCACCGGACCGCTGGACTGA